Part of the Mytilus trossulus isolate FHL-02 chromosome 2, PNRI_Mtr1.1.1.hap1, whole genome shotgun sequence genome is shown below.
TTCTTGGCTTTCAAAGGTATGAAGGtcaatccagaaaagcgcttcgaaaAAAGACAATGTTTAacgtattattttcattttttgaaaataaaaaaacatcatatcGCTCAAGCTGTGACGAAATctttatttacagaaatttattattatttagtttgtcTTATAATAACACAACACATGTATATTCTAGGGTTTTTTCATGATTAGTTTTCATACAGTAAactaataattattttctacaaatattgatatttttatattcactATCTATGTAATAAAAATCCATCTCATGTTCATAAAGTTGAGagtggaaatgggaaatgtgtcaatcagacaacaacctgaccgatgagcagaaaacagccgaaggcggGCGGACCAATGAGTTATTaattcaacaacaaaatctCGCACACGGAGGCGTGTTTCAGCTTGCCTCTTATCAAAAATATGTACTTGTGATCattgacgtcatactaaacttcgaaacatataaaagaaactaaaattaaaaatcatacaaatctAACAAAAGCCATTccattcctgacttagtacaggagcaaaaaatgcggcggggttaatagatataggaagatgtggtgtgagtgccaatgagacaactctccatccaaataacaatttaaaaattaaaccattataggttaaagtacggccttcaacacggagccttggctcacaccgaacaacaagctataaagggctgaATTTGGAGATCACAACCCTTTACCTATATCTCTAGCTTATTTaggaaaaacaaacacacagcaattCGCTAAGTAAAACTCAgtgtttaaaagaagtccgagtctgatgtaataataagtaaaaaaaaaaacataaagacaaTGACTacgatacataaattaacaaaagacTACTAGCAGATAACGACATGCCTGCTCAAGACCTAAATTAAACTTGTTGAAAGATTATAACATAagcaatacgacgggtgccacatatggagcaggatctgtttacctttccaaagcacctgagatcactcccagtttTTGTCgcggttcgtgttgctcagtttttagttttctttgttttgtcttttgtactatcatttgtctgtttgtcttactatttttaccaatggcgttgtcagtttcttttcaatctatgattttgactgtccatctggtatctttagtccctcttttatgttttcatcataTTAATAATACAACATTTTACAAGACATTTTTGACAATCAGATAGTTGTTGTTTTGAAAGATCTAATCGTTGCATTTTGAATTGAACACGGCTAGTTTTACTGACATATTCAGTAAAAAAAGTCTGCAACAAAATCTTTCAAGTtgtatttcaagtttttatttacCAGCAATGTGTATGTTCTTTTGTCATGCGTTTAATATTTCCTGCCTCAGATCTCCTTTTATTTACACTTTCTATTAATAGTTCTCTAATCTCTATAAATATTAACAGTATTACTTTTACATTCTTTTCTGTATTCATAAGAGCTGTCCATCCATGTACATCATATTTACTATTCAAGACTTTCTCAATAAATCTTAAAGGTATCACTGAACTCCGTGccatattttaattgtaatagTTATTTCAATCTCAACAAACTTATATTCTAGTAGACATAGACGAGAGCTATCCTATAATAAGAAAATCTGCAATGATAACTTTTCAGAGACCAAGGTGcgatatattttattgatatggGTAAACATATATGATTGTAAACTGTAACAATTCAATGATAACAGCCTCTCTGTATTCGATGTTTTTGATACCGAAGAATTTAAATAAAAGCTTGAGAAAAACTTATGTTgtcttttgataaaaaaaaagtacgagGGTATAATTGTAAAAAGATTTTGGTCCAATAACTTCACCAGTCATGATTCTCTTGTAAATACAGATGTCAGTCAATATATCAGGcattatatcaatataaatggtgaattaaacaaaaaaatcattggtaaagccaaacaaaaaactttatttactgttttttttattgctatacaatacaatgtatatttgcTTTGATGCTGATATGTTtagttcatcttttcatacagatatgttgaaaaacatatattttatttcttcactTTTTACCACATTTGATCTGACATATATGACAATCAGATAGTTTTGACTCTGAATGACCTAGCAGTACAATTGTGTGAAGAATATCGTATATTTCCAAAGGAAAATAttgtcttttctgttttttgttgtgATGAGGCtgtgtttcatttatttttattttcattcacaATGCGTGTCCTTATACTTTTGTGGTTATTTTTAAGGTGCCGGCTACAATATAGCTACCACGTGAAGGCAACATGGTCTTTCAATCCGTAATTGTTGATTGGTTCTTCAAGTGATGGCTAGACTATGGCAACAAGATCCTTCAAGCTGTATTTCATGTTCTCATTCACTACGAGATGCACGTTCTGTTTGAATGACTGCATTCTGCACTACAACTCCTCTTATAAACGATTAagtattttcttcttttttctccaAAATATTAGCAATTTTACTATGACCATTCCTTTCTGCATACATAAGAGCTGTCCAtccatatatatcatatttgctGCTATCACAAGTATTTTCGATCAGGAATCTAACAAAAGACTCTCGGTCACATTCCACTATACTCCGTTTTCTGATTGAATTTCTGCGGTACTTACATGTTTCTATTAATGGCGTACTACCAAAATAGTTAATATAATCAACCCCTTTGCCTTTTGAAATTAGATCTGTAGCCAGTGGAAACCTTTCGTGTCGTATAGCCTTGAATATTGCACCAATCCtctcattttctttgttttgactGATTCCGCATCCCATTTTTCAAGAGTAGTAATGTCCTTCCTGGCTCAATGATAAAGCAATAgtgatttttatattattatgaatCTTATTTATACAAGTCTGCTATCTACGTCATTGATGACACTACCCACAATTACgtagtttataaaataaaaatcaacacaGTTCTACCGGATATTAACGTGAGGGAGGTACATTACATttagcaaataaaaaatattggcaTTTTAGAGACCAATGTGAAGTATATTTACTTAATACTGATAAATACAAATGGTGGTAAACTGTTTACGCTTCAAGGATATCAGCCCCCTTTGTATTAGATTTCATCGATACTAACTACTATTGCTTTACTGGTGGCACCCGTcctcaaataaataaaaagctgGTCATGAGTAGGTAGATAACATTCGAGTAAATAAGTGGGAATGTGGTATATCGGGGCTATTTCAAAGCaccatattgttttttttatttggggtttctatggattattttgtaaacttgaAATTACACGGTTACTAAAGAAAGCTTGTACACAGGTTAAAAAGAAGTTATAATATGATTGATTAACTTCCAGTTATGGTTATTTCCATGAATAAGACTCAACCATGAGTATTAGTAGACATAACAAGTCATACTTAGTGTTCTGGGGAGctttttctctttatttcttataagAAAGATAATAGAACATGTTTCTTAAGTTATgctttaataattttttagttataagtGGATGCAATCTTTTTCAAAGTAGTAACAACAAATTATTGACAAACCTCTCTTAGACGCGGCtcaaatttaagttttacgTAAGAACTTATTGAAACTTCCTTGGAGACAAAAAACTGTTATATGGATAGTTCATTCAGCTTGAATACTTCAATTACTTATTTATTATAACATTTCTATCATAAATCAGTGAAAGTTCACCAAATCActaaatcttttatttattggACTAACAGGTGAATTTTTGAGGAAACGAGAGGTATAAATACACCAAAATGGTTTTAAAAGGAGGACAAAAAGCTACATTAGTGATAAGTCATCTCTTGTATCATTTTCATCTGTTGTAGGCAGATGAGATAAATATTTGATCAGTTATTGGTTCATGCTATACCTTATCATGGTTTTAGATTTTTCTCTaactattgaactgattatgacaaaacttTACAGGaatccaatataaaaaaaggtaaaatttaacattcAGTTTTTCAACAACAAAGTCTTCTTTAGGATCAAAATGATCTATACATATTTGCTGCCCTTACCGAAAAATAAGCTCTGTGACAAACATTTCCGCGACCATTTTACAATGGAAATGAAGGTTGCGGCAAGCTTGCTGCAAATACAATTATGCAAATTATATTTGCCGCAAGCTAGCGGCAATTTTTTGTTGCAAACTTGCGACAAACCTGCAGGAACTACACATTATACCAATGTCAAGTAAGTAGACATATTCAATTTATCTCTTTCAAATTACACAGCAGTTTTTCATtacacacatacatgtatatatagttgCTTACTTTATTATGTTTGAGGATAACTTTACTTATTTGATTAAAACCTGCATTTCTATGAATTATTCgtactttcaaaattatatactgAATATCCTTATTTATTTGAAACTAAAATGCCGCCTGATCTCTTATTTGTGAAATGCATTTTCCAAACACAACCAACATGTAACTTGCCGCAAACTTCTGCAAACTCTATTTTCTGTGTTCATGCAAACTTTTTGATTGCCATAAGCTTGACTTGCTGCAAGTTTGCAGCAAACAATTCAGTTCCATAAGGGAGGATATTGAATTCTTTCTCTcgatatatttaacattttctaaatggCAGGAAGAGACTTTTACCTTACCTTTGCAGTGATATCatttgggtctcaaatcaaaagtCTGCTGAAATTTTCTCAAATGACATTAAATGAGCTATTGAAGTATTATATGATGagaaaaaatgattgaaatagGACATGTTTTACCATGTATTTTAGGTAATTAAACAGGTGTccgaatatttaacaaaaataattaaacctTACCTAAGTACATATctaaggaaatcatgataggaaatgcaagctcTTAAATTTCCTTTCAcctgggagatatatactccgtattcGGGCTCAGCAAGAATGTTTCTACATAAAATGGGAATTACACAATTGGCaaactgaaatcatctcttgtTTCATAAAGTTTATTTCTAATTCGTCCGTCATCGTTAATCTCTAGAgggtaagtcaagatatgaggcatgATATCAATATATTAGTTGTAATAATAGCAAACACGATATTAGTAAAgctataaaaaaatctttatatattaatttttattatcattcgtaggacaatagatataggaagatgtggtatgagtgccaatgagacaacaatacatgtatagaatatatcagtgaaatatttgttatattttaccatAGCTGGCAACAGTAAATTTGAAACctaataaaatttcattcaCAATTCTGCTCATACGTTATTGATGACATTTCTTATACTGATGTAGTAGTtcaaataaaactatttgaCACCAAAGGAACTCCTATAAACATAGAATGGATTTACATTATATCTAGCATTAAAAATAAGAATGACATTTAAGAGACCAAGTGTGAAGTATATTTAGTACCAATTGGTAAATaccatgataaaaatatatcgGCCGCCTTATCAGAagtgctttatatatatatagaccataaataggttaaaatgactgattttgaattttgtaaaaaaactaacataattAATGTTACATAATTTGATTTGTTGAGCTTGTTTTAACCATCTAGTTGTGTTATGAGggggaaaaaatgaaattcgACGGGGTTAATAGGGCAGAGCAAAGCTAAGCAAAGTGATAAAAAATAACCGTGTAAACATTTGACTTGTTCGAATTCCTCAAAAACTTGGAGATAAATCATCTGTAATAATAACttcaacaacaattttaaccaaAACAATGTTATACTAGCATGTTATTGTAGATTATTCATCCTTGAAAATTTAACAcgtaataaacacatttaaaataaatgtgaatcGTGATAAACACATGTCAAAATGTAATCAGTgataaacacataaaaaatgtattgtttatatttgtgaTATATCAGTTCTTTGtgtttcttcaaaaattaagtagctgatttttttcaacttcattacatatggaaaataaaattaagatacTGTAATATAGTGCAAAATCATGTACGACCAAACACTAACACATCAAAGCTaagaacaaaaagcaaaaaccCTACAGACAAACAACGAGTATCTCTATACTGACAAACAAGACATATGTTAATTTAACCGAAAATACAGAATTCATACTAGACTTCGAAACatataaagaaactaaaatcaaaatcatacaaatcTAACAAAAGCCATTccattcctgacttaggacaggagCAAAAAATGCGGTGGGGTACAACAAgatttttgagatctcaacctttTACCTATACCTCTAGGCAATGTAGGATAACAAACGAACAGCAATACACTCAGTGAAATACAGTTTAAAAGatgtccgagtccgatgtcagaatagttAACAAAATAAACTAAAGAAAAATGACTATggtacataaattaacaaaagacTACTAGCAGATACTGACATGCCTGCTTCAGACTTCAATTACACTGATTGACAGATTATAGCATAAGctacacgatgggtgccacatgtggagcaggatctttttacccttccgaagcaacTGAGATCCCCCCAGTTTTGTCGGGGTTAgttttgctcagtctttagttttctatttttttcttatgcACTATTATTTGTCTCTAACTCTTTGTATTTTTAGACACGGCGTGTCTGTTTCTTTACAATCTATGagttgactgtccctctggtatctttcgtccctcttttatgtcttcattatataaataatacaatatttgaCAAGACATTTTTGACAATCAGATAGTTGTGGTTTTGAAAGACCTAATAGttccattttgaattgaacACAGCTAGTTTGTACTAACATCTTCAGTAAAAAAACCTGCAACAAAATCTTTCAAGTTGTAAAAGTTCTTATTTACCAGCAATGTGTATGTTCTTTTGTCATGCGTTTAATATTTCTTGCCTCACGGCTCCTTTTATTTACACTTTCTATAAATATTTctctaatatttataaatattaacttTAACATTCTGTTCTGTATTCATGAGAGCTGTCCAttcatgtatatcatatttacTATTCAAGACTTTCTCAATAAATCTTAAAGGTATCACTGAACTCCGTGccatattttaattgtaatagTAATTTCAATCTGAACAAACTTATATTCTAGTAGACATAGACGAGAGCTAtcctataataaaaaaatctgcaaTGATAACTTTTCAGAGACCAAGGTGCGATATATCTTATTTATATGGGTAAACATCAATAATTGTAAACTGTAACAATTGAAGGATAACAGCCTCCCTGTATTCGATGTTTTTGATACcgaagaattaaaataaaagcttgagaaaaaacagatgttgtcttttgataaaaaaaatacgagGGTATAATTGTAGAAATATTTTGGTCCAATAACGTAACCAGTCATGATTCTCTTGTAAATACAGATGTCAGCCAATATATAAGGCATTATATCAAGATataaatggtgaattaaacaaaaaaatcattggtAAAGCTATACAAAAAACtttatttactgttttttttattgctatacaatacaatgtatatttgcTTTGATGCTGATATGTTtagttcatcttttcatacagatatgttgaaaaacatatattttatttcttcactTTTTACCACATTTGATCTGACATATATGACAATCAGATAGTTTTGACTCTGAATGACCTAGCAGTACAATTGTGTGAAGAATATCGTATATTTCCAAAGGAAAATAttgtcttttctgttttttgttgtgATGAGGCTgtgtttcatttctttttattttcattcacaATGCGTGTCCTTATACTTTTGTGGTTATTTTTAAGGTGCCGGCTACAATATAGCTACCACGTGAAGGCAACATGGTCTTTCAATCCGTAATTGTTGATTGGTTCTTCAAGTGATGGCTAGACTATGGCAACAAGATTCTTCAAGCTGTAGTTCATGTTCTCATTCACTACGAGATGCACGTTCTGTTTGAATGACTGCATTCTGCACTACAACTCCTCTTATAAACGATTAagtattttcttcttttttctccaAAATATTAGCAATTTTACTATGACCATTCCTTTCTGCATACATAAGAGCTGTCCAtccatatatatcatatttgctGCTATCACAAGTATTTTCGATCAGGAATCTAACAAAAGACTCTCGGTCACATTCCACTATACTCCGTTTTCTGATTGAATTTCTGCGGTACTTACATGATTCTATTAATGGCGTACTACCAAAATAGTTGATATAATCAACCCCTTTGCCTTTTGAAATTAGATCTGTAGCCAGTGGAAACCTTTCGTGTCGTATAGCCTCGAATATTGCACCAATCCtctcattttctttgttttgactGATTCCGCATCCCATTTTTCAAGAGTAGTAATGTCCTTCCTGGCTCAATGATAAAGCAATAgtgatttttatattattatgaatCTTATTTATACAAGTCTGCTATCTACGTCATTGATGACACTACCCACAATCACgtagtttataaaataaaaatcaacacaGTTCTACCGGATGTTAACGTGAGGGAGGTACATTACATttagcaaataaaaaatattggcaTTTTAGAGACCAATGTGAAGTATATTTACTTAATACTGATAAATACACATGGTGGTAAACTGTTTACGCTTCAAGGATATCAGCCCCCTTTGTATTAGATTTCATCGATACTAACTACTATTGCTTTACTGGTGGCACCCGTcctcaaataaataaaaagctgGTCATGAGTAGGTAGATAACATTCGAGTAAATAAGTGGGAATGTGGTATATCGGGGCTATTTCAAAGCaccatattgttttttttatttggggtttctatggattattttgtaaacttgaAATTGTACGGTTACTAAAGAAAGCTTGTACACAGGTTAAACAGAAGTTATAATATGATTGATTAACTTCCAGTTATGGTTATTTCCATGAATAAGACTCAACCATGAGTATTAGTAGACACAACAAGTCATACTTAGTGTTCTGGGGAGctttttctctttatttcttataagAAAGATAATAGAACATGTTTCTTAAGTTAtgctttaataattttatagttATAAGTGGATGAAATCTTTTTCAAAGTAGTAACAACAAATTATTGACAAACCTCTCTTAAACGCGGCTCAAATTTGAGTTTTACGTAAGAACTTATTGAAACTTCCATGGAGACAAAAAACTGTTATATGGATAGTTCATTCGGCTTGAATACTTCAATTACTCATTTATTATAACATTTCTATCATAAATCAGTGAAAGTTcaccaaatgttttatttattggaCTAAAACGGTGATTGTTTTAGGAACGAGAGGTATAAATGCACCAAAATGCTACAAGGAAGACAAAAATCTCCATTAGTGGTAAGTCATCTCTTgtatcattttcatttgttgTAGGCAGATGAGATAAATATTTGATCAGTTATTGGTGCATACTATACCTTATTATGATACTAGATTTTTCTCTTactattgaactgattatgacaaaacttTACAGGAATCCAGTATAACTAAGGTAAAATTTCACATTCagtttattcaacaaaaaagtcGTCTTTAAAGTGGTAACAACAAATTATTGACAAACCTCTCTTAAACGCGGCtcaaatttaagttttacgTAAGAACTTATTGAAACTTCCTTGGAGACAAAAAACTGTTATATGGATAGTTCATTCAGCTTGAATACTTCAATTACTCATTTATTATAACATTTCTATCATAAATCTGTGAAAGTTCAcctaatgttttatttattggaCTAAAACGGTGATTGTTTTAGGAACGAGAGGTATAAATGCACCAAAATGCTACAAGGAAGACAAAAATCTCCATTAGTGGTAAGTCATCTCTTgtatcattttcatttgttgTAGGCAGATGAGATAAATATTTGATCAGTTATTGGTGCATACTATACCTTATTATGATACTAGATTTTTCTCTTactattgaactgattatgacaaaacttTACAGGAATCCAGTATAACTAAGGTAAAATTTCACATTCagtttattcaacaaaaaagtcGTCTTTAAAGTAGTAACAACAAATTATTGACAAACCTCTCTTAAACGCGGAtcaaatttaagttttacgTAAGAACTTATTGAAACTTCCTTGGAGACAAAAAACTGTTATATGGATAGTTCATTCAGCTTGAATACTTCAATTACTTATTTATTATAACATTTCTATCATAAATCAGTGAAAGTTCACCAAATCACTTAATCTTTCATTTATTGGACTAAAAGGTGAATTTTTGAGGAAACGAGAGGAATAAATGCACCAAAATGGTTTTAAAAGGAGGACA
Proteins encoded:
- the LOC134705920 gene encoding uncharacterized protein LOC134705920, yielding MGCGISQNKENERIGAIFKAIRHERFPLATDLISKGKGVDYINYFGSTPLIETCKYRRNSIRKRSIVECDRESFVRFLIENTCDSSKYDIYGWTALMYAERNGHSKIANILEKKEENT
- the LOC134705921 gene encoding uncharacterized protein LOC134705921 translates to MGCGISQNKENERIGAIFEAIRHERFPLATDLISKGKGVDYINYFGSTPLIESCKYRRNSIRKRSIVECDRESFVRFLIENTCDSSKYDIYGWTALMYAERNGHSKIANILEKKEENT